The Eurosta solidaginis isolate ZX-2024a chromosome 4, ASM4086904v1, whole genome shotgun sequence genome includes a window with the following:
- the LOC137249431 gene encoding zinc finger protein 675 isoform X1 — protein sequence MFKVVRQASCFNSSSSKSKCAEIHYQDSTFSIFCSFCGMKTCSYDDFCAHFYEHVGNFVNTSRATEEFALNDSCYNAMSFHGKIDPLKLKVVEAIKGTDEEALNTLVTEREAAKVVKYVNKRVLIEKEQISKCMIGTQEVEHKIKLDARKSNNKTSESRTASEHNNQKLPKTDTDQLCSILPNVSKSHEPEVLINTKKRLYRARHTPNMCTYCGKTFRRRLQLDTHLNIHTGSKPHQCEICGRQFRAITTLARHRNTHKHNLEEFICKFCDKCFTRRAALLSHELRHTQERHIPCDECDKHFYTVNQMDTHKRKVHNKADDATLPFQCDLCMKRYRTASMLSTHKFKKHYKASKIFCEQCGKKFVDEKQLETHKIIHTCNIEKSVE from the exons ATGTTTAAGGTCGTTCGGCAGGCGAGCTGCTTCAACAGTAGCTCTTCAAAATCAAAATGTGCAGAAATTCATTACCAAGATTCAACATTTTCAATTTTCTGCTCGTTTTGTGGCATGAAAACGTGTTCATATGACGACTTTTGTGCACACTTTTACGAACATGTTGGAAATTTTGTAAACACGTCACGAGCAACAGAAGAATTCGCGTTAAATGATTCGTGTTATAACGCGATGAGTTTCCATGGAAAGATTGATCCATTGAAACTCAAAGTGGTAGAAGCCATAAAAGGAACAGATGAGGAGGCGCTTAATACATTGGTGACTGAAAGGGAAGCAGCAAAAGTCGTGAAATATGTAAACAAACGTGTGCTTATTGAAAAAGAACAAATTTCCAAATGTATGATTGGAACACAAGAAGTAGAACACAAAATAAAATTGGATGCGAGG aagagCAATAACAAAACATCAGAAAGTAGAACCGCTTCTGAGCACAATAACCAAAAGCTACCCAAAACAGATACTGATCAATTGTGTTCAATATTGCCTAACGTGTCAAAGTCCCATGAACCAGAAGTATTGATAAATACTAAAAAACGCCTTTACAGGGCACGCCATACACCAAATATGTGCACATATTGTGGTAAAACCTTTCGCCGTCGTCTACAACTGGATACTCATCTCAATATACACACCGGCTCCAAGCCACATCAATGTGAAATTTGTGGTCGACAATTTCGTGCAATAACAACATTGGCACGCCATAGGAATACACATAAGCATAATCTTGAAGAATTCATTTGTAAATTTTGTGACAAATGCTTTACGCGTCGAGCCGCATTGCTAAGCCACGAATTGAGGCATACACAGGAGCGTCATATACCCTGCGATGAATGCGATAAACATTTTTATACAGTCAATCAAATGGATACACATAAACGTAAAGTTCATAATAAGGCAGATGATGCAACGTTGccatttcaatgtgatttgtgtATGAAACGCTATCGCACTGCTTCTATGTTAAGTACGCATAAGTTTAAGAAACACTACAAAGCgtcaaaaatattttgtgaacaATGTGGTAAGAAATTTGTTGATGAGAAACAGCTGGAGACGCATAAAATTATACATACTTGCAATATTGAAAAAAGTGTAGAATGA
- the LOC137249430 gene encoding zinc finger protein 664-like — MLKAINTSQTFSNLNEQKCAEIYFRKENCFTIICTLCELKTFDFEEYSLHVKNSHLLTWSSEISGRCDAEIDIKAEKREEQENTLVSDPEIAALSESEDVPLSNFVNFSANKEKYEIAVDIVDNRNNEWSNEESEDNNNHDTNYIPRILRTEKTSKKTISNDFQCNQCKKSYKHGKNLDRHIKQCHSSEPSEYCCVRCKQNFRDERTLHAHQRKKYAGYPCAECDKVYLSKESLNIHSYRHTGVRNFHCNVKGCGKSFFNPKNLAMHTRMVHRMEKNFVCEICGFRTKGQPALIVHKRSHTGEKPFKCKLCGKGFASKSLLCEHEPAHSTERPHVCNVCGRSFSRPKALYHHKYLHLDIKKFVCKLCGRAYAQMAGLAGHMRQHKAVEN, encoded by the exons ATGCTTAAAGCGATAAATACTTCGCAAACCTTTAGTAACTTAAATGAGCAAAAATGTGCTGAAATATATTTCCGTAAAGAGAACTGTTTTACAATAATCTGTACGCTTTGTGAATTGAAAACTTTTGATTTTGAGGAGTATTCGCTACATGTCAAAAATTCCCATCTCTTAACATGGAGCTCAGAAATAAGCGGCCGATGTGACGCTGAAATAGATATAAAAGCTGAAAAGCGTGAGGAGCAGGAAAATACACTAGTCTCAGACCCGGAAATCGCTGCCCTTAGTGAATCGGAGGACGTTCCTTTatctaattttgtaaatttttccgcCAACAAGGAAAAATATGAGATTGCAGTTGATATAGTAGATAATAGGAACAATGAATGGTCGAATGAAGAGTCTGAAGACAACAACAATCATGATACCAACTATATACCTAGG ATACTCAGAACggaaaaaactagtaaaaaaacaatttcaaatgatttccAATGTAACCAATGTAAAAAAAGCTATAAACACGGCAAAAATCTAGACCGTCATATAAAGCAATGCCATAGTAGTGAGCCTTCCGAATATTGTTGTGTTCGCTGTAAGCAGAATTTTAGAGATGAGCGGACACTGCATGCACATCAACGTAAAAAATATGCTGGTTATCCATGCGCAGAATGTGATAAAGTTTATTTAAGTAAGGAATCGTTAAACATTCACAGCTATAGACATACAGGCGTACGTAATTTTCATTGTAATGTCAAGGGATGTGGCAAATCATTTTTTAATCCAAAAAATCTTGCAATGCATACACGCATGGTGCATCGAATGGAAAAGAATTTTGTATGTGAAATATGTGGATTTCGTACTAAAGGACAGCCTGCTCTTATCGTACACAAACGTTCGCATACTGGTGAAAAACCATTCAAGTGTAAATTATGTGGCAAAGGATTTGCTTCGAAATCTTTGCTGTGTGAACATGAACCAGCGCATTCAACAGAGAGACCTCATGTTTGTAATGTTTGCGGGCGTTCATTTTCCCGGCCGAAAGCACTgtatcatcacaaatatttacatttggacataaaaaaatttgtttgtaaactATGTGGACGTGCGTATGCACAGATGGCGGGACTAGCTGGACATATGCGGCAACACAAAGCGGTGGAAAATTAA
- the LOC137249431 gene encoding zinc finger protein 675 isoform X2 produces the protein MFKVVRQASCFNSSSSKSKCAEIHYQDSTFSIFCSFCGMKTCSYDDFCAHFYEHVGNFVNTSRATEEFALNDSCYNAMSFHGKIDPLKLKVVEAIKGTDEEALNTLVTEREAAKVVKYVNKRVLIEKEQISKCMIGTQEVEHKIKLDARSNNKTSESRTASEHNNQKLPKTDTDQLCSILPNVSKSHEPEVLINTKKRLYRARHTPNMCTYCGKTFRRRLQLDTHLNIHTGSKPHQCEICGRQFRAITTLARHRNTHKHNLEEFICKFCDKCFTRRAALLSHELRHTQERHIPCDECDKHFYTVNQMDTHKRKVHNKADDATLPFQCDLCMKRYRTASMLSTHKFKKHYKASKIFCEQCGKKFVDEKQLETHKIIHTCNIEKSVE, from the exons ATGTTTAAGGTCGTTCGGCAGGCGAGCTGCTTCAACAGTAGCTCTTCAAAATCAAAATGTGCAGAAATTCATTACCAAGATTCAACATTTTCAATTTTCTGCTCGTTTTGTGGCATGAAAACGTGTTCATATGACGACTTTTGTGCACACTTTTACGAACATGTTGGAAATTTTGTAAACACGTCACGAGCAACAGAAGAATTCGCGTTAAATGATTCGTGTTATAACGCGATGAGTTTCCATGGAAAGATTGATCCATTGAAACTCAAAGTGGTAGAAGCCATAAAAGGAACAGATGAGGAGGCGCTTAATACATTGGTGACTGAAAGGGAAGCAGCAAAAGTCGTGAAATATGTAAACAAACGTGTGCTTATTGAAAAAGAACAAATTTCCAAATGTATGATTGGAACACAAGAAGTAGAACACAAAATAAAATTGGATGCGAGG agCAATAACAAAACATCAGAAAGTAGAACCGCTTCTGAGCACAATAACCAAAAGCTACCCAAAACAGATACTGATCAATTGTGTTCAATATTGCCTAACGTGTCAAAGTCCCATGAACCAGAAGTATTGATAAATACTAAAAAACGCCTTTACAGGGCACGCCATACACCAAATATGTGCACATATTGTGGTAAAACCTTTCGCCGTCGTCTACAACTGGATACTCATCTCAATATACACACCGGCTCCAAGCCACATCAATGTGAAATTTGTGGTCGACAATTTCGTGCAATAACAACATTGGCACGCCATAGGAATACACATAAGCATAATCTTGAAGAATTCATTTGTAAATTTTGTGACAAATGCTTTACGCGTCGAGCCGCATTGCTAAGCCACGAATTGAGGCATACACAGGAGCGTCATATACCCTGCGATGAATGCGATAAACATTTTTATACAGTCAATCAAATGGATACACATAAACGTAAAGTTCATAATAAGGCAGATGATGCAACGTTGccatttcaatgtgatttgtgtATGAAACGCTATCGCACTGCTTCTATGTTAAGTACGCATAAGTTTAAGAAACACTACAAAGCgtcaaaaatattttgtgaacaATGTGGTAAGAAATTTGTTGATGAGAAACAGCTGGAGACGCATAAAATTATACATACTTGCAATATTGAAAAAAGTGTAGAATGA